From Cellulosimicrobium sp. ES-005, one genomic window encodes:
- the rpsL gene encoding 30S ribosomal protein S12, with translation MPTIQQLVRKGRTSKVGKSKTPALKGSPQRRGVCTRVYTTTPKKPNSALRKVARVKLSSQVEVTAYIPGVGHNLQEHSIVLVRGGRVKDLPGVRYKIVRGALDTQGVKNRKQARSRYGAKKEKS, from the coding sequence GTGCCTACGATCCAGCAGCTCGTCCGCAAGGGGCGGACCTCGAAGGTGGGGAAGTCGAAGACCCCCGCCCTCAAGGGCTCCCCGCAGCGGCGCGGTGTGTGCACGCGCGTGTACACCACCACCCCGAAGAAGCCGAACTCCGCGCTGCGCAAGGTCGCTCGCGTGAAGCTCTCCTCCCAGGTCGAGGTCACGGCCTACATCCCCGGCGTCGGCCACAACCTCCAGGAGCACTCCATCGTGCTCGTGCGCGGCGGTCGTGTGAAGGACCTCCCGGGCGTGCGCTACAAGATCGTGCGCGGCGCGCTCGACACGCAGGGCGTGAAGAACCGCAAGCAGGCCCGCTCCCGCTACGGCGCCAAGAAGGAGAAGAGCTGA
- the fusA gene encoding elongation factor G gives MALDVLTDLSKVRNIGIMAHIDAGKTTTTERILFYTGVNYKLGETHDGASTTDWMEQEKERGITITSAAVSCYWNKNQINIIDTPGHVDFTVEVERSLRVLDGAVAVFDGKEGVEPQSETVWRQADKYNVPRICFVNKMDKLGADFYFTVDTIINRLKAKPLVIQLPIGAESDFTGVVDLIEMKALVWHGETQLGEAYDTEEIPADLVEKAERYRSELVEAVAEADEELLEKYLGGEELTVAEIKSGIRKLVIAGEAFPVLCGSAFKNKGVQPMLDAVIDYLPSPLDVPAIDGHDPKDEEKVVQRHPDASEPFSALAFKVAAHPFFGKLTYVRVYSGRVEPGQQVANSTKGKKERIGKIFQMHSNKENPVDEASAGHIYAVIGLKDTTTGDTLSDMANPVILESMSFPEPVIDVAIEPKTKADQEKLSTAIQKLAEEDPTFRVKLDDETGQTVIGGMGELHLDILVDRMRREFKVEANVGKPQVAYRETIRRKAEKIEYTHKKQTGGSGQFAKVQVTFEPLDTAEGELYEFSNAVTGGRIPREYIPSVDAGIQSAMELGVLAGFPLVGVKATLLDGAYHEVDSSEMAFKIAGSMVLKEGVKRADPVLLEPVMAVEVRTPEEYMGDVIGDLNSRRGMIQSMEDATGVKVVRAQVPLSEMFGYIGDLRSKTQGRAVYSMQFDSYAEVPRNVAEEIIKKTRGE, from the coding sequence GTGGCACTTGACGTGCTGACCGACCTGAGCAAGGTCCGCAACATCGGCATCATGGCCCACATCGATGCCGGGAAGACCACGACCACCGAGCGCATCCTGTTCTACACGGGTGTGAACTACAAGCTCGGCGAGACGCACGACGGCGCGTCGACGACCGACTGGATGGAGCAGGAGAAGGAGCGCGGCATCACGATCACGTCCGCCGCCGTCTCGTGCTACTGGAACAAGAACCAGATCAACATCATCGACACGCCCGGCCACGTCGACTTCACGGTCGAGGTCGAGCGCTCCCTGCGCGTGCTCGACGGCGCCGTCGCGGTCTTCGACGGCAAGGAGGGCGTGGAGCCCCAGTCCGAGACGGTGTGGCGCCAGGCGGACAAGTACAACGTCCCCCGCATCTGCTTCGTCAACAAGATGGACAAGCTCGGCGCGGACTTCTACTTCACCGTCGACACCATCATCAACCGTCTCAAGGCCAAGCCGCTGGTCATCCAGCTGCCGATCGGCGCCGAGAGCGACTTCACCGGCGTCGTCGACCTCATCGAGATGAAGGCGCTCGTCTGGCACGGGGAGACCCAGCTCGGCGAGGCGTACGACACCGAGGAGATCCCCGCGGACCTGGTCGAGAAGGCCGAGCGGTACCGCAGCGAGCTCGTCGAGGCCGTCGCCGAGGCCGACGAGGAGCTGCTGGAGAAGTACCTCGGCGGCGAGGAGCTGACGGTCGCCGAGATCAAGTCCGGCATCCGCAAGCTCGTCATCGCGGGCGAGGCGTTCCCGGTCCTCTGCGGTTCCGCGTTCAAGAACAAGGGCGTCCAGCCCATGCTCGACGCGGTCATCGACTACCTGCCGTCGCCCCTCGACGTGCCGGCGATCGACGGTCACGACCCCAAGGACGAGGAGAAGGTCGTCCAGCGTCACCCCGACGCCTCGGAGCCGTTCTCCGCGCTCGCCTTCAAGGTCGCGGCGCACCCGTTCTTCGGCAAGCTCACCTACGTGCGCGTGTACTCCGGTCGCGTCGAGCCCGGCCAGCAGGTCGCGAACTCGACCAAGGGCAAGAAGGAGCGCATCGGCAAGATCTTCCAGATGCACTCCAACAAGGAGAACCCGGTCGACGAGGCGAGCGCCGGTCACATCTACGCGGTCATCGGCCTCAAGGACACCACGACCGGTGACACGCTGAGCGACATGGCGAACCCGGTGATCCTCGAGTCGATGAGCTTCCCGGAGCCCGTCATCGACGTCGCGATCGAGCCGAAGACGAAGGCTGACCAGGAGAAGCTCTCCACGGCGATCCAGAAGCTCGCCGAGGAGGACCCGACGTTCCGCGTCAAGCTGGACGACGAGACCGGCCAGACCGTCATCGGCGGCATGGGCGAGCTCCACCTCGACATCCTCGTCGACCGCATGCGTCGCGAGTTCAAGGTCGAGGCCAACGTCGGCAAGCCGCAGGTCGCGTACCGCGAGACCATCCGCCGCAAGGCGGAGAAGATCGAGTACACGCACAAGAAGCAGACCGGTGGGTCCGGGCAGTTCGCGAAGGTCCAGGTGACCTTCGAGCCGCTCGACACGGCCGAGGGCGAGCTCTACGAGTTCTCCAACGCCGTCACCGGTGGTCGCATCCCGCGCGAGTACATCCCGAGCGTCGACGCCGGTATCCAGTCCGCGATGGAGCTCGGCGTGCTCGCCGGCTTCCCGCTGGTCGGGGTGAAGGCGACCCTGCTCGACGGCGCCTACCACGAGGTCGACTCCTCGGAGATGGCGTTCAAGATCGCCGGCTCGATGGTCCTCAAGGAGGGCGTCAAGCGGGCGGACCCGGTTCTGCTGGAGCCGGTGATGGCGGTCGAGGTGCGTACGCCCGAGGAGTACATGGGCGACGTCATCGGCGACCTGAACTCACGTCGTGGAATGATCCAGTCCATGGAGGACGCGACGGGTGTGAAGGTCGTCCGGGCCCAAGTACCGTTGTCAGAGATGTTCGGGTACATCGGTGACCTCCGGTCCAAGACCCAGGGGCGCGCGGTGTACTCGATGCAGTTCGACAGCTACGCCGAGGTTCCTCGGAACGTTGCCGAAGAGATCATCAAGAAGACCCGGGGCGAGTGA
- the tuf gene encoding elongation factor Tu produces the protein MAKAKFERTKPHVNVGTIGHVDHGKTTLTAAISKTLADTYPDLPANTQRNFDEIDAAPEEKQRGITINIAHIEYETPKRHYAHVDAPGHADYIKNMITGAAQMDGAILVVAATDGPMAQTREHVLLARQVGVPYLLVALNKSDMVDDEEILELVEMEVRELLSSQEFDGDNAPVVRVSGLKALEGDPEWTAKILELMEAVDENVPEPVRELDKPFLMPVEDVFTITGRGTVVTGKVERGTLDLNSDVEIVGIRAPQKTTVTGIETFHKQMDQAQAGDNTGLLLRGIKREDVERGQVVVKPGSITPHTNFEAQVYILGKDEGGRHNPFYSNYRPQFYFRTTDVTGVITLPEGTEMVMPGDNTEMTVELIQPIAMEEGLGFAIREGGRTVGSGRVTKILK, from the coding sequence GTGGCTAAGGCCAAGTTCGAGCGGACCAAGCCGCACGTCAACGTCGGCACCATCGGTCACGTCGACCACGGTAAGACGACGCTCACGGCGGCGATCTCGAAGACGCTCGCGGACACGTACCCGGACCTGCCGGCGAACACGCAGCGCAACTTCGACGAGATCGACGCGGCTCCCGAGGAGAAGCAGCGCGGTATCACGATCAACATCGCGCACATCGAGTACGAGACGCCGAAGCGCCACTACGCGCACGTCGACGCTCCGGGTCACGCCGACTACATCAAGAACATGATCACCGGTGCCGCCCAGATGGACGGCGCGATCCTGGTGGTCGCCGCGACCGACGGCCCGATGGCCCAGACGCGCGAGCACGTCCTGCTCGCCCGCCAGGTCGGCGTGCCGTACCTGCTCGTCGCGCTGAACAAGTCGGACATGGTCGACGACGAGGAGATCCTTGAGCTCGTCGAGATGGAGGTGCGCGAGCTCCTCTCCTCGCAGGAGTTCGACGGCGACAACGCGCCGGTCGTGCGCGTGTCGGGTCTCAAGGCGCTCGAGGGCGACCCCGAGTGGACCGCGAAGATCCTCGAGCTCATGGAGGCCGTGGACGAGAACGTCCCGGAGCCCGTCCGCGAGCTCGACAAGCCGTTCCTCATGCCCGTCGAGGACGTCTTCACGATCACCGGTCGTGGCACCGTCGTCACCGGCAAGGTGGAGCGTGGCACGCTCGACCTCAACTCGGACGTCGAGATCGTCGGCATCCGCGCGCCCCAGAAGACCACGGTCACGGGCATCGAGACGTTCCACAAGCAGATGGACCAGGCTCAGGCCGGCGACAACACCGGTCTGCTCCTGCGCGGCATCAAGCGCGAGGACGTCGAGCGCGGCCAGGTCGTCGTCAAGCCGGGCTCGATCACCCCGCACACCAACTTCGAGGCGCAGGTCTACATCCTGGGCAAGGACGAGGGTGGCCGTCACAACCCGTTCTACTCGAACTACCGTCCGCAGTTCTACTTCCGGACCACCGACGTCACCGGCGTCATCACGCTGCCCGAGGGCACCGAGATGGTCATGCCCGGCGACAACACCGAGATGACGGTCGAGCTCATCCAGCCGATCGCCATGGAGGAGGGCCTCGGCTTCGCCATCCGCGAGGGTGGCCGCACCGTCGGCTCGGGCCGCGTCACCAAGATCCTCAAGTGA
- the rplD gene encoding 50S ribosomal protein L4: MSALTVDVLDPKGKKAGTAELPAEVFDVELNVPLIHQVVVAQRAAARQGTHDTKSRGEVRGGGRKPYKQKGTGRARQGSTRAPQFAGGGTVHGPTPRSYDQRTPKKMKAAALRGALSDRARNGRVHVVTGFGVDGLPSTKTAVSTLAKLSERKHVLVVTERGDELTIKSLRNVEQVHLLVADQLNTYDVLVSDDVVFTQGALDAFLAGPATGRSAKAVATSTEADETAAEEAAK; encoded by the coding sequence ATGTCCGCTCTGACCGTTGACGTGCTGGACCCCAAGGGCAAGAAGGCCGGCACCGCCGAGCTCCCCGCCGAGGTGTTCGACGTCGAGCTCAACGTCCCGCTGATCCACCAGGTCGTCGTCGCCCAGCGTGCCGCTGCACGCCAGGGCACCCACGACACCAAGAGCCGCGGCGAGGTCCGCGGTGGTGGTCGCAAGCCGTACAAGCAGAAGGGCACCGGCCGCGCCCGCCAGGGTTCGACCCGTGCGCCGCAGTTCGCCGGCGGTGGCACCGTCCACGGCCCGACGCCGCGCTCGTACGACCAGCGGACGCCCAAGAAGATGAAGGCCGCCGCGCTCCGCGGTGCCCTCTCGGACCGCGCCCGCAACGGCCGTGTCCACGTCGTGACCGGCTTCGGCGTCGACGGCCTGCCGTCGACCAAGACCGCCGTCTCGACGCTCGCCAAGCTCTCCGAGCGCAAGCACGTCCTCGTGGTCACCGAGCGTGGCGACGAGCTGACGATCAAGTCGCTGCGGAACGTCGAGCAGGTCCACCTCCTGGTGGCCGACCAGCTCAACACCTACGACGTGCTCGTCTCCGACGACGTCGTCTTCACGCAGGGCGCGCTCGACGCGTTCCTGGCGGGCCCGGCCACGGGTCGCTCCGCGAAGGCCGTCGCCACCTCCACCGAGGCGGACGAGACTGCTGCCGAGGAGGCCGCGAAGTGA
- a CDS encoding ATP-binding cassette domain-containing protein has protein sequence MFRHLDARLEPGRVYALTGPSGSGKSTLLSLLAGWSEPTEGSIRRAGISHVGWVFQNPHGTPRRTALDHVTLPLLATGLGPRAAEREATEILERFALSSVAAQEFRRLSGGEAQRLMLARAIAGRPGLLLVDEPTAQLDLPTARRVNDAIARLATDATIVVVATHDEHTRDACTDHVDLARFEARDGATT, from the coding sequence TTGTTCCGGCACCTGGACGCTCGCCTCGAGCCCGGGCGCGTCTACGCGCTGACCGGTCCCTCCGGGTCGGGGAAGAGCACGCTCCTGAGCCTGCTCGCCGGATGGTCCGAACCGACGGAGGGTTCGATCCGTCGTGCGGGGATCAGCCACGTCGGCTGGGTCTTCCAGAACCCGCACGGCACCCCGCGTCGGACGGCCCTCGACCATGTCACGCTCCCCCTCCTGGCCACGGGGCTCGGCCCACGCGCCGCCGAGCGCGAGGCGACCGAGATCCTGGAACGGTTCGCGCTGTCGTCCGTCGCGGCCCAGGAGTTCCGGCGGCTGTCCGGCGGCGAGGCGCAGCGGTTGATGCTCGCGCGCGCCATCGCCGGCCGGCCGGGGTTGCTCCTCGTCGACGAGCCGACCGCGCAGCTCGACCTCCCGACGGCGCGGCGTGTCAACGACGCGATCGCACGGCTGGCGACCGACGCGACGATCGTGGTCGTCGCCACGCACGACGAGCACACCCGCGACGCGTGCACCGACCACGTCGACCTCGCGAGGTTCGAGGCCCGGGACGGAGCCACGACGTGA
- the rpsJ gene encoding 30S ribosomal protein S10 codes for MAGQKIRIRLKSYDHEVIDSSARKIVDTVTRAGATVVGPVPLPTEKNVFCVIRSPHKYKDSREHFEMRTHKRLIDIIDPTPKAVDSLMRLDLPADVNIEIKL; via the coding sequence ATGGCGGGACAGAAGATCCGCATCCGGCTCAAGTCCTACGACCACGAGGTCATCGACAGCTCGGCGCGCAAGATCGTCGACACGGTGACGCGCGCTGGTGCAACGGTCGTGGGTCCGGTGCCGCTGCCGACGGAGAAGAACGTCTTCTGCGTCATCCGGTCGCCTCACAAGTACAAGGACAGCCGCGAGCACTTCGAGATGCGCACGCACAAGCGGCTGATCGACATCATCGATCCCACGCCGAAGGCCGTCGACTCGCTCATGCGTCTCGACCTGCCTGCCGACGTGAACATCGAGATCAAGCTCTGA
- a CDS encoding lactococcin 972 family bacteriocin has protein sequence MRKFVTAACSVALAVGVGLGTAGPAAAGLEYRDGGKWYWQYTTMILESNYYHASKTHRSSVSTPYETVRSAWKAKGVWSYANTSPNPGGGNSCNYALA, from the coding sequence ATGCGGAAGTTCGTCACGGCGGCGTGCAGCGTCGCTCTGGCCGTGGGTGTGGGACTCGGCACCGCTGGTCCGGCGGCTGCCGGTCTGGAATACCGAGACGGCGGCAAGTGGTACTGGCAGTACACGACGATGATCCTGGAGTCGAACTACTACCACGCCAGCAAGACTCACCGGTCGAGCGTGTCGACGCCGTACGAGACCGTGCGGAGCGCGTGGAAGGCCAAGGGCGTGTGGTCCTACGCCAACACCTCTCCGAACCCGGGCGGGGGCAACTCCTGCAACTACGCGCTCGCGTAG
- the rplC gene encoding 50S ribosomal protein L3: MTIPQQNARPVTAVLGTKLGMTQLWDEAGRLVPVTVVAVGTNVVTQVRTADADGYAAVQLAYGQIDPRKVTKPLKGHFEKAGVTPRRHVAEVRTTDAAEYSLGQEITAEAFEAGAVVDVVGTTKGKGTAGVMKRHGFSGVGASHGAHRNHRKPGSIGGASTPSRVFKGLRMAGRMGNARQTTQNLTVHAVDAEKGLLLVKGAVPGPKGGVVLVRSAAKGA, translated from the coding sequence ATGACTATTCCCCAGCAGAACGCGCGCCCGGTCACCGCGGTGCTCGGCACGAAGCTCGGGATGACGCAGCTCTGGGACGAGGCCGGTCGCCTCGTGCCCGTGACCGTCGTCGCCGTCGGGACGAACGTCGTGACGCAGGTGCGCACGGCCGACGCCGACGGGTACGCCGCCGTGCAGCTCGCCTACGGCCAGATCGACCCGCGCAAGGTCACGAAGCCGCTCAAGGGCCACTTCGAGAAGGCCGGCGTCACGCCGCGCCGTCACGTCGCCGAGGTCCGTACCACCGACGCCGCCGAGTACTCGCTCGGCCAGGAGATCACCGCGGAGGCCTTCGAGGCCGGCGCCGTGGTCGACGTCGTGGGCACGACCAAGGGCAAGGGCACCGCCGGTGTCATGAAGCGCCACGGCTTCTCCGGCGTGGGCGCCTCGCACGGTGCGCACCGCAACCACCGCAAGCCGGGCTCGATCGGCGGGGCCTCGACCCCGTCGCGCGTGTTCAAGGGCCTGCGCATGGCCGGTCGCATGGGCAACGCCCGCCAGACCACCCAGAACCTGACCGTCCACGCGGTCGACGCCGAGAAGGGTCTGCTGCTCGTCAAGGGCGCGGTTCCCGGCCCCAAGGGCGGCGTCGTCCTCGTGCGCAGCGCCGCGAAGGGAGCGTGA
- the rpsG gene encoding 30S ribosomal protein S7 has protein sequence MPRKGPAPKRPLIVDPVYGSPVVTQLINKVLLDGKKSTAESIVYGALEGVRAKTDGDPVVVLKRALENVRPALEVRSRRVGGATYQVPVEVRPARATTLALRWLTDYSRARREKSMTERLMNEILDASNGLGAAVKRREDMHKMAESNKAFAHYRW, from the coding sequence ATGCCTCGCAAGGGCCCGGCCCCGAAGCGGCCGCTCATCGTCGACCCCGTCTACGGGTCGCCCGTCGTCACGCAGCTCATCAACAAGGTGCTGCTCGACGGCAAGAAGTCCACCGCCGAGTCGATCGTCTACGGCGCCCTCGAGGGCGTCCGGGCGAAGACGGACGGCGACCCGGTCGTCGTCCTCAAGCGTGCGCTCGAGAACGTCCGCCCCGCGCTCGAGGTCCGCTCGCGCCGCGTCGGTGGTGCGACCTACCAGGTGCCGGTCGAGGTGCGCCCCGCGCGCGCGACGACGCTCGCGCTGCGCTGGCTCACGGACTACTCGCGCGCACGTCGCGAGAAGTCGATGACGGAGCGCCTCATGAACGAGATCCTCGACGCGAGCAACGGCCTCGGCGCAGCGGTCAAGCGTCGCGAGGACATGCACAAGATGGCGGAGTCCAACAAGGCCTTCGCCCACTACCGCTGGTAG
- a CDS encoding DNA-directed RNA polymerase subunit beta', protein MLDVNVFDELRIGLATADDIRAWSHGEVKKPETINYRTLKPEKDGLFCEKIFGPTRDWECYCGKYKRVRFKGIICERCGVEVTRSKVRRERMGHIELAAPVTHIWFFKGVPSRLGYLLDLAPKDLEKVIYFAAYMITSVDEEGRQEDLPNLQNEIDLEKKEIADARDNDINARAQKLEADLAELEAEGAKADARRKVRDSAEREMAQIRKRADAQLDRLDQVWDRFKNLKVADLEGDEMLYRALQDRYGTYFEGSMGAAAIQKRLQDFDLEAEAESLRETIRSGKGQRKTRALKRLKVVNAFLTTTNSPTGMVLDAVPVIPPDLRPMVQLDGGRFATSDLNDLYRRVINRNNRLKRLLDLGAPEIIVNNEKRMLQEAVDSLFDNGRRGRPVTGPGNRPLKSISDMLKGKQGRFRQNLLGKRVDYSGRSVIVVGPQLKLHQCGLPKQMALELFKPFVMKRLVDLNHAQNIKSAKRMVERARPVVWDVLEEVITEHPVLLNRAPTLHRLGIQAFEPQLVEGKAIHLHPLVCAAFNADFDGDQMAVHLPLSAEAQAEARILMLSSNNILKPSDGRPVTMPSQDMIIGLYHLTSDRKGAEGEGRAFGSVAEAIMAFDQGTLDLNAEVKIRLTDLVPPVSGFEAPEGWEEGQPILFDTTLGRALFNETLPVDYPYVNSVVDKKRLSAIVNELAERYPKVEVAASLDALKAAGFRWATRSGVTIAISDVATPAAKAEILEQHEERALKVQQQYDRGLITDDERRQELIEIWTQATDKVASVMRENLEANDRNTVYRMVGSGARGNWMQVRQIAGMRGLVANPKGEIIPRPIKSNYREGLSVLEYFIATHGARKGLADTALRTADSGYLTRRLVDVSQDVIVREEDCGTERGLTLPIAEELAGILVRHPKVETSVYSRTLAADLVDPDGNVVGKAGDDAGDVLIDAAVAAGVREAKVRSVLTCESRVGTCAKCYGRSLATGKLVDIGEAVGIIAAQSIGEPGTQLTMRTFHTGGVASADDITQGLPRVTELFEARTPKGEAPIAEFSGRIAIDDSERSRRLVLTPDDGSEEIAYPVTKRARLLVQDGDHVNVGTQLVQGAVDPKKVLRILGPRATQKHLVDEVQEVYRSQGVDIHDKHIEVIVRQMLRRVTVLDSGDSHLLPGELAERGRFEDANRRAVAEGGQPASGRPELMGITKASLATDSWLSAASFQETTRVLTEASMSGRRDPLLGLKENVIIGKLIPAGTGLPRYTKVQVEPTEQAKTELYPSFGYDEIDFPALGMGSGEAIPLEDLDFGDYR, encoded by the coding sequence TTGCTCGACGTCAACGTCTTCGACGAGCTGCGTATCGGCCTGGCCACGGCCGACGACATCCGTGCGTGGTCGCACGGTGAGGTGAAGAAGCCCGAGACCATCAACTACCGCACCCTCAAGCCCGAGAAGGACGGACTCTTCTGCGAGAAGATCTTCGGCCCGACCCGGGACTGGGAGTGCTACTGCGGCAAGTACAAGCGCGTGCGCTTCAAGGGCATCATCTGCGAGCGCTGCGGCGTCGAGGTGACGCGCTCGAAGGTGCGTCGTGAGCGCATGGGCCACATCGAGCTCGCCGCGCCCGTCACGCACATCTGGTTCTTCAAGGGCGTGCCCTCGCGCCTCGGCTACCTGCTCGACCTCGCCCCGAAGGACCTCGAGAAGGTCATCTACTTCGCGGCGTACATGATCACCTCGGTCGACGAGGAGGGCCGCCAGGAGGACCTCCCCAACCTCCAGAACGAGATCGACCTGGAGAAGAAGGAGATCGCGGACGCCCGCGACAACGACATCAACGCCCGCGCCCAGAAGCTCGAGGCCGACCTGGCCGAGCTCGAGGCCGAGGGTGCCAAGGCCGACGCGCGCCGCAAGGTCCGCGACTCGGCCGAGCGCGAGATGGCGCAGATCCGCAAGCGCGCGGACGCGCAGCTCGACCGCCTCGACCAGGTGTGGGACCGCTTCAAGAACCTCAAGGTCGCCGACCTTGAGGGCGACGAGATGCTCTACCGCGCCCTCCAGGACCGCTACGGCACGTACTTCGAGGGTTCGATGGGCGCCGCGGCGATCCAGAAGCGTCTCCAGGACTTCGACCTGGAGGCGGAGGCCGAGTCCCTGCGCGAGACCATCCGCTCGGGCAAGGGCCAGCGCAAGACGCGTGCCCTCAAGCGCCTCAAGGTCGTCAACGCGTTCCTCACGACGACGAACTCGCCCACGGGCATGGTGCTCGACGCCGTCCCGGTCATCCCGCCGGACCTGCGCCCGATGGTGCAGCTCGACGGTGGCCGCTTCGCGACGAGCGACCTCAACGACCTGTACCGCCGCGTGATCAACCGGAACAACCGCCTCAAGCGTCTGCTCGACCTGGGCGCGCCGGAGATCATCGTCAACAACGAGAAGCGGATGCTCCAGGAGGCCGTCGACTCGCTGTTCGACAACGGCCGTCGTGGTCGTCCGGTCACGGGCCCGGGCAACCGCCCGCTGAAGTCCATCTCGGACATGCTCAAGGGCAAGCAGGGTCGTTTCCGTCAGAACCTGCTCGGCAAGCGCGTCGACTACTCGGGCCGTTCGGTCATCGTCGTCGGCCCGCAGCTCAAGCTGCACCAGTGCGGCCTGCCGAAGCAGATGGCGCTCGAGCTGTTCAAGCCGTTCGTCATGAAGCGGCTCGTGGACCTCAACCACGCGCAGAACATCAAGAGCGCCAAGCGCATGGTCGAGCGTGCCCGCCCGGTCGTGTGGGACGTGCTCGAGGAGGTCATCACCGAGCACCCGGTGCTGCTCAACCGTGCGCCGACGCTGCACCGCCTGGGCATCCAGGCGTTCGAGCCGCAGCTCGTCGAGGGCAAGGCGATCCACCTGCACCCGCTCGTGTGCGCCGCGTTCAACGCGGACTTCGACGGTGACCAGATGGCCGTCCACCTGCCCCTGAGCGCGGAGGCGCAGGCCGAGGCCCGCATCCTCATGCTCTCGAGCAACAACATCCTCAAGCCGTCGGACGGTCGTCCGGTGACCATGCCCTCGCAGGACATGATCATCGGTCTGTACCACCTGACGAGCGACCGCAAGGGCGCCGAGGGCGAGGGCCGCGCGTTCGGCTCGGTCGCCGAGGCGATCATGGCGTTCGACCAGGGCACCCTGGACCTGAACGCCGAGGTGAAGATCCGCCTGACGGACCTCGTCCCGCCGGTCTCCGGCTTCGAGGCTCCCGAGGGCTGGGAGGAGGGTCAGCCGATCCTCTTCGACACCACGCTCGGTCGCGCGCTGTTCAACGAGACGCTCCCCGTCGACTACCCGTACGTGAACTCCGTGGTCGACAAGAAGCGCCTCTCGGCGATCGTCAACGAGCTCGCGGAGCGCTACCCGAAGGTCGAGGTCGCGGCGTCGCTCGACGCGCTGAAGGCCGCCGGCTTCCGCTGGGCGACCCGCTCGGGCGTCACGATCGCGATCTCCGACGTCGCCACCCCGGCGGCGAAGGCGGAGATCCTCGAGCAGCACGAGGAGCGCGCGCTCAAGGTCCAGCAGCAGTACGACCGTGGTCTCATCACGGACGACGAGCGCCGTCAGGAGCTCATCGAGATCTGGACCCAGGCGACGGACAAGGTCGCCTCCGTCATGCGCGAGAACCTCGAGGCGAACGACCGCAACACCGTGTACCGCATGGTCGGCTCGGGTGCACGTGGTAACTGGATGCAGGTGCGTCAGATCGCCGGCATGCGCGGTCTCGTGGCGAACCCGAAGGGCGAGATCATCCCGCGCCCGATCAAGTCCAACTACCGCGAGGGCCTGTCCGTCCTGGAGTACTTCATCGCGACGCACGGCGCCCGCAAGGGTCTGGCGGACACCGCGCTGCGGACCGCCGACTCGGGCTACCTCACGCGTCGTCTCGTGGACGTGTCGCAGGACGTCATCGTCCGCGAGGAGGACTGCGGCACGGAGCGCGGCCTGACGCTGCCGATCGCGGAGGAGCTCGCGGGCATCCTCGTGCGCCACCCGAAGGTGGAGACGAGCGTCTACTCGCGCACCCTCGCGGCCGACCTGGTCGACCCCGACGGGAACGTCGTCGGCAAGGCCGGCGACGACGCGGGCGACGTCCTCATCGACGCCGCGGTGGCCGCGGGCGTCCGCGAGGCCAAGGTCCGCTCGGTCCTCACGTGCGAGTCGCGCGTCGGCACGTGCGCCAAGTGCTACGGGCGCTCGCTCGCCACGGGCAAGCTCGTCGACATCGGCGAGGCGGTCGGCATCATCGCCGCCCAGTCGATCGGTGAGCCGGGCACGCAGCTGACGATGCGTACCTTCCACACCGGTGGTGTCGCCTCCGCGGACGACATCACGCAGGGTCTGCCGCGTGTCACGGAGCTCTTCGAGGCCCGCACCCCCAAGGGTGAGGCGCCCATCGCGGAGTTCTCGGGCCGCATCGCGATCGACGACTCGGAGCGCTCGCGCCGTCTGGTGCTCACGCCGGACGACGGCTCGGAGGAGATCGCCTACCCGGTGACCAAGCGTGCGCGCCTGCTCGTGCAGGACGGCGACCACGTCAACGTCGGCACGCAGCTCGTCCAGGGTGCGGTGGACCCCAAGAAGGTCCTGCGCATCCTCGGCCCGCGCGCCACGCAGAAGCACCTGGTGGACGAGGTCCAGGAGGTCTACCGCTCCCAGGGCGTGGACATCCACGACAAGCACATCGAGGTCATCGTGCGGCAGATGCTGCGTCGCGTGACCGTGCTCGACTCGGGCGACTCGCACCTCCTGCCGGGCGAGCTCGCCGAGCGCGGCCGCTTCGAGGACGCGAACCGTCGTGCGGTGGCGGAGGGCGGCCAGCCGGCCTCCGGCCGTCCCGAGCTGATGGGCATCACGAAGGCGTCGCTCGCGACGGACTCGTGGCTGTCGGCGGCCTCCTTCCAGGAGACGACGCGCGTGCTCACCGAGGCGTCGATGAGCGGTCGTCGCGACCCGCTCCTCGGCCTCAAGGAGAACGTCATCATCGGTAAGCTCATCCCGGCCGGTACCGGTCTGCCCCGGTACACCAAGGTCCAGGTCGAGCCGACCGAGCAGGCCAAGACCGAGCTCTACCCGAGCTTCGGCTACGACGAGATCGACTTCCCGGCGCTCGGCATGGGCTCCGGCGAGGCGATCCCGCTCGAGGACCTGGACTTCGGCGACTACCGCTGA